From Strix aluco isolate bStrAlu1 chromosome 5, bStrAlu1.hap1, whole genome shotgun sequence:
TAAAACTCAGTGTATGGCTTCATGTTACTGTGTCTGCATGTAGTGGTGGTGCCCATGGTGTGAAGAGGTATAATACATCTCTTATAGTCAGTGTAGACTGGATGTTAACAGGAACCTGCAGAGGCTAGTGGGTAGACTGCAACTGCACCTTTGTCTCCCATACAAAGTACAGAATAAAGCTATTGGCTGTTTGTGGCCCTGAAAGCTTCTCTGGCCTGTATTTCAAAGGAGAGGCTTTAAAACCTTGTGCTTTGTTCTGATAGCTCTTTGTGACCAGGCAGCCCTGTAGTGCTTCATGTTTTTAAGTTGATGAGTCTTTTGAAATACAGAGCCACATCTAGGTCCAGTACAAACAAGGACTGCCATTGCTTTACTTTCCAGAAGTCTGGATTTGGCCAAGCAAGAAGCTTTGGTTCCCTTCTGGAAaagattttttcagaaaacataaaagtGCAGTCTGGTTGATGATCTCTTACTTTTCCAATTGGATCCAGGCATGAAGATGATGTGCAACACTTCAAAGTGATGAGGGATTCAAAGGGTAACTATTACTTGTGGACAGAGAAATTCCACTCACTAAACAAGCTGGTGGACTACTACAAGACAACTTCCATCTCCAGGCAGAAGCAGATCTTCCTGAGGGACAACAGCCGAGAAGAGAAGGTAAACACAAACTATTCTTAGAAGTTTCTCAGTAAGAAACCTTTCTGTGGAAGGAATTCAGCCCATGAGAATGTCTCAGGGTCATGGGAGGGAGAGTCTGTCCTTGGAAACCCAGTCACATCACTACACTGGCAGGCCCTGCCACGTAGATTTTTAGTGGATTCAGTGGTATGTATAGTTCTATAACTGAGCAGAATTTTCTGATTGTTTTGGATAGCAATAGGTAGGGCTGTAAATCTGCATAGAGGTGCtttgcaaaagctgtgctgaggccccagagctgaaatTCTAAGATGCCTTACACATCCAAGGGAAGCAAGACTTACCTTATTGAAATGCCTAGATTTCATAAGGGCAGATACACAGCTGACTGGTAGGTTGCATCTGAGAAGAATTTGAGTCTGGTTTCCTAGTGTCCTTGAATGCACCGAGAATGCAGTTGTTATTACAGTTGAAAGTTTGTCTGCTCAGAAGAATCGTCCATCTTCTGTTACCAAACGAACACAGTAAGGAGTGTGGAGGAACCGAGGGCAGAACCTGGATCAGTGGCTGGTAGGAACTGAAAAGTACTGCTGAGAAGAACATAGCAGATATGGGAACAAGCCGTGCATTCAAGGAAGATGTAGCAGATGTTTGAGAAGGCAGGGAAATCCCAGTCCAATGAATGCCTGGTTTTGTGCCAGAGGAACAAGCAAATGACATAGTAAAGACTGCTATGCATTGCACACACAGTGCTGGGAGTGAACGTGCCTGGTCACTGCAGTAATCAAAGCCCTGTTTTACTGGGAAACGGATTCTGGTATTAAATTACCCGGATGTGCAGGTAGAGGCAAGGCAGAAAGTATGTGACTTGCTCACTGCAGCAGTAAAGTTTTATAGGCTGCATGTGGGTCATTCTTGCTGGCTCCAAAAGAGAGATGATATATTTTTCAGACTGAAGAAGGGGCTTGTGTCTCCTTCTAGACTACTTATACagagctttaaaaatgcattagtAAGATATAAAATAGAGGCTATGGGACCTATGAGAGAGAGATCACAGTGAAGAATTgtctggggaaggagaaaggaaaactgtATGCATGTATATCAGTAAAACAACCTGTTTGGGCTGACTGTgagcagaaagagaaagagaacagCATTTGCTCCAAGAGGCAGACAGGCAAATGAAAGAACAGGAGTCAAGTTTGCTTTGGCAAACACTCTGTACATTTGTTATGGTGATGGGCTCAGCAGGGTATGTTTAGCAGTCATCACAGTGGGGTTTCTGTTCAGAATTCAAATTTCTAGATGCTACAGCCATAtgataaaataatagtaatatacAGATTTCAGTGCAGTCTGAAATCTAAGGGCAGTATTTCCAAACAGAGCTTGGCTCCTGTGCCAGTCCTCACATCAGTGGCCACATTTTCAGCCCAGCACCTCCCATTACTACCCACTCTTCAGATGGGGAATGGCTGACAAAGATCTAAAATCCTGAGTTGTCCTTCTGTTCAGCGGGGCAGGATCCTTCCTTTGGAAGAGGCTCCAAGGTAGAGGGTAGTGATTCCAAGGTAGAGGGTAGTGATAGTGATCAGTATGCAACAACTGCTAAGTTTCAGTCAAAGATGTGGTGTGAAGCAAAACCTGACCTCGCTTTTGTGACCTTTCTTCCATCAGGAGCGGCATGGTGGGAGCCTGGAACGGATGGGCCGGGAAGGATTCCACCTGGTTGGAGCAGCTGGAGAAGATCATTCTTCTATATCCAAGAGATATGTAGAGCATCCTGTTCCCATACTGCAGCAGCAACAGGTACTAGCAGGAACAAGGGGCTGGGAAATCAAGCCCAGGCAGATGAAACATTGACCATAATTGCTTGGTAGTGAATGAACGGTCACTTTGTCAAAAATCTGCCACCCTAAGCTTGCTTTAGGAAGCAGAGTCAGTTAGGTCTTTGTATGGGAGTAGAAGCAATGATGGTGTCGGCCTAGGGAGCTCTTTTGATGTGTAATAAATATGTGGGCTTTTATTTAGTTCTGTGATCCGTGACTGATTGACAAACCAGCAAAAAATAGAAGTCAGTGGCCCTTTCACTGGGAACCTGAGAGTATTCCTAGGGAGTTTTTGGGGCTCCATCCCAAAACCTGGAAAACAAGAAATGGTGTCATGTTCTTGCGTTGCTTAGGAAAGGACATAAAGTATCATCCAGTGAGAGTGCAGAAAAACACTCCCAAATCtttcatgcacacacatatacatggtTTCAGGAACTCGTCTCTAGTCTATAAGACAAATGAAACCTTGctgcctgtttctttttcctgagtTATGCTACTGACATTCAACACCACAAAAGACATCACAGGGATGAGAAATGACTGTGGTAACCCTAGGAGAGTTTGGTTTCCTTCCAGAACCTTCCTTCCAGAGGAAGAacattcctcttcctcctccctattcTGGGCCCTCTCTGCACTCTTTCATCATGTTGCATCCCTGATGTGTGAGGtttctttattcctttgcttGCATAGGAATGGAGAGGACAACAGCACTAGCTGGTGCTGTCTTCAAATTTCTTCCCAATTAATTTTGGGGGAAATAGTTTTCCTGGTGTTGGCTCATGTCTCTAACTAGAGACAGTGTAGCATCATCCAAGGAGAGGACTTGTCCTACTGAAGAGAAGAAATCTGAAACCATATCCCTTCAGGCATGAGAGCTCCCACATAGCAAGGCCAGGGACAATTGTGAAATGGCTGTTCTCTCATCAAACAAGCAGTGTTGCCTGCCAGGGGACTGCTGATGGAATAATACAGCTTCTGACAAAGCTGAGGGCCTGCACGCTTTGGAGCACAGTCTATGCATGAGTCACGTTTGATACGGAGCGGAAACACTCATAGGAGTGAAGCATCCACGTAGTAAGTCTTGCAGCTGCAAAGCCAGATTGATTTCACTCACTTTCTGGCAGGGACAGGTGAGGTGCAAATCGTGCTTCAGTCTCAGGAAGCCTCAGCAATATTTGAGGCTGACAAAGTTGGAAGTGAGACCAAGGGAGTTTTTGGAAGAGCGGGTGCAAGAAAGGAAGCAGCAAGAGGGAGAGGACAAAAGCCTGTTTACAAACAACAGCAAGCACAAGCTGTTCTTCCTCCCCTCTGGTGACACAGCTGATCAGACCCTGTGTCACTGAAGCACTGCTGCAACCTGAGCTAACATGAGAACATGTTCTGTCACACTGTTATCGAAAAAAGCTTAGTGCATACACTAAGGGCCTGGAGGTATGAAGACACTCTGCCTCTCAGCTGTGCAGACAAAAGAGAACTTGCTCCCTAGATCTTGCCTACTTCCTGTATCCATCTGTCTGGGCTGATTTGTGTTGATATGACTTCAGATGTGTGGTCATATGGCTTCTTTTCTTTGAACCTGATTTTGTCTCTTTCTTCTTTGGTTAATTGGGCTACTGGATTCTCAGGCTTGCTCCCTGCTGTTTACAGCATGAAGCAACCCAAGAAAAACTGAAGTAGTGAGTCCTCAGATATACAGTCAGCTGCATCAGCACCGCTGCCATTCCACCAGCATATGGgacagagaaagagcaagaagTGGGCAGGACTGGGGCATAATAACTCCAGATTGGCAAAAGTCCCCTTGGCAAGCATGGCTTTTCAACTGTGAGTTAGAACAGCCCTAGGTTTTGTCCAAGTCCCAGAGACCAAAAAAGCCCCTCTCTGACCACTTTTCCCAGCAGCTGTAGAACACAACTGAGGGCAGTCAGCTTTCAACTTCTATGAAGAAAAATCCAAAACAGAACAGTCTAAGGTGGCCTCTTCCATGAGGGGAACTGCTTGCAGGACTGCAGCACAGGGACTGTATTGGAAGCAGACATCTATGATGATTTACTTGAGGGTTGGACCCTAACTCCCTGGCCACCAATGACTCTTAAAGCCCGTCATTTATACATCTCAGCATATACAtgacttttgcttttctttctaggATAGATATGGTGGGAGTCTGGACAGGAAAGATGGGCTACATGGACTAAGGGATTATGGCCAAGGAAGTGCAGCAGCTATGCAACGGAGACACACAGATCCACCACACCAGCAGACACCGGTAGGTGATGTACCTGGAAGGCCCCATCTGTCCAGATCAGTGGGCAATGGCCAAGCAGTCTGGGCAATGTCACCTGCACAGAGGTTGCATGAGAAATAGTGTATTAAGTCTGTTGGGATATATCTTAGAAGACGTTTGAGTCTCAAGACTCTACCCCAGCCTCTTGAATCTGCTTCTGGGTCTCTCTCAGGGTGGGACTACAGTGTTATATGAGCATAGTTCTATGACTGCTCTCCAGGCCAGTCTTAGTTAACATGCAGAGTTAGTAGAAGATGGAACTTAGCATGAGATCACAGAATAGGCATCTGGGACATTGTGAATGAGCCCAAGGTCACCCATGGGTTTGGATCAAGCATGGGTCCAGTCCAGTGGAAGACATTTCTAAAAAACTACTGATCTTTTCTAGAAGGGCTTCATGTCCACAGATGCAAGGGACTATCAAGTATCTTTGCCACCACAGCCAGGCCTTCCTAAGCCCAACAGCTAGATGTACAGTATTCTTTTTAAGTCCTATGGAGAGTTTCCTCATGATACTGTGCCATGCCACAATGCTCCTTCTGTCTTGCAATGCACTTGTAGTCACACTGTCTCTTCCATTACTTTTTGCTTCAGTTCTGAGAAGACCTGTCATCACTCAGTTCTACTTGTATGCACCTGGCACATCCTCTCGGACCTACTATGCTATGAAAGTGGGACTCACCTACTTGTCACCCTTATCTCTCAGAGCCTCTTAGCACAGTGGATGTGAGCATGATTCGATATGTCTCTGACGACATCTCACACTGCTCCCCTGTCTGGATCCATACTTGGCAGTTGACCTTAAATAACCACCTGCTCTGCAAATTCCCACTATGTGAATACCTGCATAGAGCATAGTGTCTTTCTCTGCCTTAGCCCATGATTCCACTGCCAACTCCAAAGTATTTCTCCATCAGCTCCTAGGAGTGTGACCTAAGGCACGCTCCTCTTCCTTGAGGAAATGCTTAGCCCAGAACAACCAGAGAACCTAGATCTAAGCAGAGAAGGGAAGGACAGCAGACCTTTCTCAAGTGTGGTAGAAAGAGGACAGACTGGATTAAGAAATTTGGAACAAACTGGGAAACAGGGACATGTCTTCTTTAGGCAAAAGCCCCAAATCTTTTTTATAATTTAGCTCAAAATACAATGACTTTTATCCCTCAGAGGCTGTGGCAATGAATAACAACATTTGTCACACCCCATCAGTGATCTAGAAACCACAAAGCCAATTATAGGAACGTCTATATGTCCAGCCAAATAATTAGGAGCCATGTCTAAGCAGGGCCCTGAATGGAAGATTTAGCAAAAGTTAGTCCATCTTCCAACAGATCTCTCTATCTGTGTGCACAAAATATACCTCCCAAATTGTCCATGCCCCATGGTGTGGGTGCCAACAATTTCCCAGAAAAGAAGCCTATGTCCTTTAAAATCTGATTTCCAGTCAAAATGGAAGATTGACTGCAAAGTCTCTTACAATGAAGTtctcataagaaaaaaatctgacgATACTGCTCATTGAAGTGCAACCCCAAAATAAACTGATATACCCAAAGAGTTCCTAAATCCTTTTGATTTCAGGGGACTGACCTTGGGTAGAGTCCAAAGAAGGTTTAAGACTCTCCCCTATGCCCAGAAGTGCCTGAAAGAGCAAGTATCATTCTTTACAATGTTCACTAGACTCACCTGTGTGCTGGTTCTCTTGATGTATCCCTCACAGTCCTCTGCTAGCCAAGGACAAATTTCTATATCCATACCAGCACTAGCTCACCTCCCTAGAGCCATTCACTCACAGTGTACAGCCCAGCAGGACTCAGGCAGGAGCCCTTTTTTTGTGCTCCCATAAACTGGCTTCAAACATGGCTACCACAGCTGATCTTACAGGGAGGAGGACACAGAACCATGTGAACATTATTCCCTGAGGACCTGCTCTCAGTCTGACTTTTTCACATTATGGTGTGAATACCCATGAATATACTGAGGCTGCTGAGAACCCAAGCACCGTCCCTTGGGTGTCCCACTAAATTGGTCCCTCCTTCCTGGCATCTTGGCCACTTCCTGGTTTAATTGCCAGATGGTCTCAATTTCATCATTGCTTGTCCTCTCTTAGTGAACATAATGTACTGGGGCATAAGAGGGGTTGCAGGAAGATGATCTTTAAGAGTTCTGGCTCATTGTTTCCTGCCTGTCTCTATCTCCTTTCCAGCGAACATTATGGGTCCGTGCCTTGTACGACTTTGATGCTGTGGAGCATGACGAGCTGGGCTTCCGCAGTGGAGACATCTTAGAGGTCCTGGACAGCTCCAACCCATCATGGTGGAAAGGACGTCTGCGTGGGGAACTGGGTCTCTTCCCTGCCAACTATGTCACACCAGTGCCCCTGTGAGGGCACAGTATGCCCCAGAGGGCCATATTGGAGCTGCTCTTCTGACATGACAGAGACAGAGGGAGTGCATCTTCCCTTGCCCCCAGGGCATACAGTGTTTATGTTTTTGTCTTAATTTATTGGCAATTTATCTTTTGAAATGTTGTTATGAAAGGGAACCCTTTGAAGAGGATAGgaattttttcccctatttttcaCATCCACAAAGGGGAGGGAGCAAAAATCCGGTACTGTTCATTGAGACCTTGATGGATTCTCCATG
This genomic window contains:
- the GRAP2 gene encoding GRB2-related adapter protein 2 isoform X2, whose product is MEAIAKFDFSASGEDELSFQAGDMLKVLSSQEEWYKAELRSQEGYVPKNFIDFHVPPWFDESISRHEAENILMSKGVGSFIVRASQNSHGDFSISVRHEDDVQHFKVMRDSKGNYYLWTEKFHSLNKLVDYYKTTSISRQKQIFLRDNSREEKERHGGSLERMGREGFHLVGAAGEDHSSISKRYVEHPVPILQQQQDRYGGSLDRKDGLHGLRDYGQGSAAAMQRRHTDPPHQQTPRTLWVRALYDFDAVEHDELGFRSGDILEVLDSSNPSWWKGRLRGELGLFPANYVTPVPL
- the GRAP2 gene encoding GRB2-related adapter protein 2 isoform X1, which produces MVRHLLLSSKVPEERRAAASFVLPPRHSMEAIAKFDFSASGEDELSFQAGDMLKVLSSQEEWYKAELRSQEGYVPKNFIDFHVPPWFDESISRHEAENILMSKGVGSFIVRASQNSHGDFSISVRHEDDVQHFKVMRDSKGNYYLWTEKFHSLNKLVDYYKTTSISRQKQIFLRDNSREEKERHGGSLERMGREGFHLVGAAGEDHSSISKRYVEHPVPILQQQQDRYGGSLDRKDGLHGLRDYGQGSAAAMQRRHTDPPHQQTPRTLWVRALYDFDAVEHDELGFRSGDILEVLDSSNPSWWKGRLRGELGLFPANYVTPVPL